In Triticum aestivum cultivar Chinese Spring chromosome 5B, IWGSC CS RefSeq v2.1, whole genome shotgun sequence, the following proteins share a genomic window:
- the LOC123110312 gene encoding protein WHAT'S THIS FACTOR 1, chloroplastic, with amino-acid sequence MAPSTLSFLPAHAQPLSPLHPRRLHRPSAAPTTPKPLTLAVRCAAKAPARPIPPPKLVRCPALDRQAARASRLRFARKLLTLLLSKPRGFLPLRVLLRCRRFLGLPRRRPLVPFLLRYPTLFRLFQAPISRPLSPSLSTLAVALTPAAHALAAHLAALRGAELAPGLADKVHRLLLMTPRRSLLVSKLAHIAPDLGLAMDFRATLCPRHPDIFTFANTSHGHALQLVDPPPPPPSPLPPPLRPAVQPDRLIDRPRRFPHLPLRRGLNLRRAHRDYLLRFHSLPEVSPFEPLEEGASAEMAERRACAVVREVLAMTVEKRTLVDHLTHFRRDFGLPNRLRALLVRHPELFYVSIKGVRHSAFLVEAFDDDGRLLVEDGMLVGKDRLEELVREGKKIRRARKKGVFPVDGDSDEDDEEEDNVAEGLSEVDGEFGDLFEEDSVAGEGWNEVGDEGGIEGDGDEEDDPEVDAMEEFWVKKAAAEGLVDSGTEHDVW; translated from the coding sequence ATGGCGCCTTccaccctctccttcctccccgcgCACGCACAGCCCCTCTCCCCCCTTCACCCCCGCCGTCTCCACCGCCCAAGCGCCGCGCCGACCACTCCCAAACCCCTCACACTCGCCGTCCGGTGCGCCGCGAAGGCGCCGGCGAGGCCCATCCCGCCGCCGAAGCTGGTCCGCTGCCCGGCGCTGGACCGGCAGGCGGCGCGCGCGAGCCGGCTCCGCTTCGCCCGCAAGCTCCTCACCCTGCTCCTCTCCAAGCCGCGCGGCTTCCTcccgctccgcgtcctcctccgctgccgccgcttcctcggcctcccgcgccgccgcccgctcgtcCCCTTCCTGCTCCGCTACCCGACCCTCTTCCGCCTCTTCCAGGCGCCCATCTCCCGCCCCCTCTCGCCCTCCCTCTCCACCCTCGCCGTCGCGCTCACCCCCGCCGCCCACGCGCTCGCCGCCCACCTCGCCGCCCTGCGCGGGGCCGAGCTCGCGCCGGGCCTCGCGGATAAGGTGCaccgcctcctcctcatgactcCCCGGCGCAGCCTCCTGGTGTCGAAGCTCGCGCACATCGCCCCCGACCTCGGCCTCGCCATGGACTTCCGCGCCACGCTCTGCCCCCGCCACCCGGACATCTTCACCTTCGCAAACACCTCCCACGGCCACGCGCTCCAGCTGgtcgacccgccgccgccgcccccttcacCGCTCCCCCCGCCGCTCCGCCCCGCCGTGCAGCCCGACCGCCTCATCGACCGGCCGCGGAGGTTCCCGCACCTCCCGCTCCGCCGCGGGCTCAACCTCCGCCGCGCGCACCGGGACTATCTCCTGCGGTTCCACAGCCTGCCCGAGGTCTCCCCGTTCGAGCCGCTGGAGGAGGGCGCGAGCGCGGAGATGGCGGAGCGGCGGGCGTGCGCGGTGGTGCGGGAGGTGCTGGCGATGACGGTGGAGAAGCGGACGCTGGTGGACCACCTCACGCACTTCCGCAGGGACTTCGGGCTGCCCAACCGGCTGCGCGCGCTGCTGGTGCGCCACCCGGAGCTGTTCTACGTCAGCATCAAGGGCGTGCGTCATTCGGCGTTCCTGGTGGAGGCGTTCGACGACGATGGAAGGCTTCTAGTGGAGGATGGCATGCTGGTTGGGAAGGACCGGCTGGAGGAGCTTGTCCGGGAGGGCAAGAAGATCAGACGGGCTCGAAAGAAGGGTGTTTTTCCGGTTGATGGCGACagtgatgaggatgatgaggaagaAGATAATGTTGCAGAGGGTTTGTCAGAGGTGGATGGTGAATTTGGGGACCTGTTTGAAGAAGACAGTGTCGCTGGGGAAGGCTGGAATGAGGTGGGTGATGAAGGCGGAATCGAGGGGGACGGCGACGAAGAAGATGATCCTGaagtggatgccatggaggagttttgggTGAAGAAGGCTGCAGCAGAGGGGCTGGTTGACAGTGGCACCGAGCATGATGTTTGGTGA